A genome region from Triticum aestivum cultivar Chinese Spring chromosome 2B, IWGSC CS RefSeq v2.1, whole genome shotgun sequence includes the following:
- the LOC123047287 gene encoding probable inactive purple acid phosphatase 2 has product MSPWALLFLLAAHLAAGEPASITTLTATPAKLTKPDHAVTLQWSNLPDPSPLDYVAVYSPPSSGDLDYLGFLLLNSSASWATGAGSLTLPRLPDLRAPYQFRLFRGQNPRVDQDADPLPDASRRAAVSGNVAYEGSGARPAQLHLAFTDEVDEMRVLFVCGDGGERSVRYGPAGRREEEWEEVPAEASTYERRHMCGYPANHSVGWRHPGFVFDGVMKGLQPGSRYFYKVGNDLGGWSETYSFISRDTEANETIAFLFGDLGTYVPYNTYFRTPQESLSTVKWILRDLQALNDKPAVISHIGDISYPKGYSWLWDHFFEQIEPIAANTPYHVCIGNHEYDWPSQPWKPSWAANIYGGNDAGGECGVPYSTKFKMPGNSSLPTSTIAPDTRNLYYSFDAGVVHFVYMSTETDFTHGSDQYNYIKADLERLNRSRTPFVVFQGHRPMYTSSNESKDTAHREQMIQHLEPLFVKHGVTLALWGHVHWYERFCPMKNYQCLNTSSSFVYPGAPAHVVIGMAGQDYQASWEPRPDHPEVPIFPQPQRSMYRGAEFGYAKLVATREKLTLTYIGNHDGQVHDMVEIFSPQVDTDSAPDKLVGAMPKKMRYLGIAGSVMLAMLLGFMAGFAVRRKTDPARWSPVQDEES; this is encoded by the exons ATGTCGCCTTGGGCCTTGCTCTTTCTGCTGGCCGCCCACCTTGCGGCCGGCGAGCCCGCCTCCATCACGACGCTCACCGCCACTCCGGCGAAGCTGACAAAACCAGACCACGCAGTCACCCTCCAATGGTCCAACCTCCCCGACCCGAGCCCGCTCGACTACGTGGCCGTCTACTCCCCGCCGTCCTCCGGCGACCTCGACtacctcggcttcctcctcctcaactcctccgcctcctggGCCACGGGCGCCGGCAGCCTCACGCTCCCGCGCCTGCCCGACCTGCGCGCCCCCTACCAGTTCCGCCTCTTCCGGGGCCAGAACCCGCGCGTTGACCAGGATGCCGACCCGCTCCCCGacgccagccgccgcgccgccgtctcgggcaaCGTGGCCTACGAGGGATCCGGCGCCCGGCCCGCCCAGCTGCACCTGGCGTTCACCGACGAAGTGGACGAGATGCGGGTGCTGTTCGTGTGCGGCGACGGCGGGGAGAGGTCGGTGAGGTACGGGCCCGCCGGCCGGCGcgaggaggagtgggaggaggtgccggcggaggcgagcacgtACGAGCGGCGCCACATGTGCGGCTACCCGGCGAACCATAGCGTCGGGTGGCGCCACCCCGGGTTCGTCTTCGACGGCGTCATGAAGGGGCTGCAGCCTGGGTCAAGGTACTTCTACAAG GTTGGCAATGATCTAGGAGGTTGGAGTGAGACATACAGCTTCATCTCACGCGACACCGAGGCCAACGAGACCATCGCATTCCTCTTTGGTGATCTGGGCACTTACGTTCCTTACAACACCTACTTTCGAACACCTCAAGAAAGTTTGTCAACTGTGAAATGGATTCTCCGTGATCTCCAGGCCCTTAACGACAAACCTGCAGTCATTTCACATATCGGTGACATCAGCTACCCTAAGGGCTATTCGTGGTTATGGGATCATTTCTTCGAACAGATTGAGCCTATTGCTGCCAATACACCATACCATGTCTGCATTGGGAATCATGAGTACGACTGGCCTTCCCAACCTTGGAAACCCTCCTGGGCTGCAAACATATATGGTGGGAATGATGCTGGCGGCGAATGCGGAGTACCATACAGCACCAAGTTCAAAATGCCTGGAAATTCTTCTCTCCCTACCAGCACCATTGCTCCTGACACCCGGAATCTCTACTACTCCTTTGACGCAGGTGTTGTTCATTTTGTTTACATGTCTACTGAGACTGACTTCACTCATGGCAGTGATCAATACAACTATATAAAAGCCGACCTCGAGCGCCTCAACCGGAGTCGAACACCATTTGTCGTGTTCCAGGGCCACCGTCCGATGTACACCTCAAGCAACGAGTCCAAGGACACGGCTCACAGGGAGCAGATGATTCAGCATCTGGAGCCTCTCTTTGTGAAACACGGCGTGACACTCGCTCTGTGGGGGCATGTTCACTGGTATGAGAGGTTTTGCCCCATGAAGAACTATCAGTGCCTTAACACTTCGTCGAGCTTCGTGTACCCTGGTGCTCCTGCGCATGTTGTGATCGGGATGGCTGGGCAGGACTACCAAGCAAGCTGGGAACCGAGACCTGACCACCCTGAAGTCCCCATATTCCCTCAGCCGCAGAGGTCCATGTACCGTGGTGCTGAATTCGGGTACGCAAAACTTGTGGCCACAAGGGAGAAGTTGACACTGACATACATTGGTAACCATGATGGGCAAGTCCATGACATGGTTGAAATATTTTCGCCGCAAGTCGATACCGACAGCGCACCTGATAAGCTGGTCGGTGCGATGCCGAAGAAGATGAGATACCTGGGAATTGCCGGCAGCGTGATGCTTGCGATGCTGCTCGGATTCATGGCTGGCTTTGCTGTTAGAAGGAAGACGGACCCGGCACGATGGAGTCCTGTACAAGATGAGGAATCCTAA
- the LOC123039614 gene encoding probable carboxylesterase Os04g0669600, whose product MTAYCSKPTTIRDEGVLESVEHVHEMWDIEVAAGTCPMDILVCRLSQGGVVAIASVLYPKTLGGCVVFGGSVPLSKSFADRVTSEAKRTSLLWFHGMTDDVVLFEAWHAGCAFFQELGMSCKFMVVHKHG is encoded by the exons ACCACTATTAGAGATGAAGGAGTCCTAGAATCTGTTGAGCATGTGCACGAAATGTGGGACATAGAAGTGGCTGCCGGAACATGTCCAATGGACATTTTAGTCTGTCGACTAAGCCAAGGAG GCGTTGTAGCCATAGCAAGTGTTCTCTACCCCAAGACTTTAGGTGGTTGTGTTGTTTTCGGTGGTTCAGTTCCTCTAAGCAAATCATTTGCTGACAGGGTGACATCTGAAGCGAAAAGG ACATCACTTTTATGGTTCCATGGGATGACCGACGATGTGGTACTGTTTGAAGCCTGGCACGCCGGGTGTGCATTTTTCCAAGAGCTTGGCATGTCCTGCAAATTCATGGTGGTACACAAACATGGTTGA